The window AGGCGTCAAACTCGTATGGGCCGCCAGTGACTCTATGGCGCTGGGCGTCGTCGACTGGGCGGGCGAACATGGACTGACCATGGGGGAGGATCTGCTGGCGGGAGGCATCGACTGGGCCGGAGAGGCCTTGATGGCGGTTGCTGACCATCAAATCGAGGCCAGTTACGGCGGTCACTTCATGGAGGCGGGCTGGTCCATTGTCGTGATGTTCGATTACCTGCGAGGAGCGGCGCCCGCCAGCGAGCATGTGAGTTTGAGCACGCACATGGACGAGCTGAACGCCGGCAATGTCAGGCGCTATCTGAAGCTATTCGGTGATATGGACTGGAAGAAAGTGGATTTCCGGCGATTTTCCCGTTTCCATCACCCTGAGTTGACGCAGTATCGCTTCAGTCTGGATGAGCTGTTGCGCGCCAGTGAAGGGCCTTGAGTGGGTATGACTGAAGGTTCGTTTTATACCTCTCTGCGATTCCGCCTGCTGTTCTATATTCTGTTATGCAGTTCGGTGATTACGCTTATCGTGACCTCACTGCAGCTATATCTGGATTTTCGGACGGATGTTCAACTCATAGAGAGCCGCTTTGACCAGGTAGAACGCAGCTATTTGCGACCCATTGCCGACGCGATCTGGAATTTTAATTACCAGGCGGCGGAAATTCACCTGGATGCTATCCTGAGTCTGCCCGATATGGTGTGCGCGATGGTGCGTCAGGATCAGGAAGTGCTGGTGTCGAGGGGGGCGACGCCGGAGGCGGAGCGTAGCGCCATAGTTAAGTCATTCATGCTGGAGCTACATCGCGACGACCGCACGGTCATCCTCGGGCAGCTGACCGTTTGCGCTTCTTTGGAAGGCGTTTATGAGCGCCTGTTCAGTCGTGTTTTGGTGATTCTGGGCTCCCAGGGGGTAAAGACGTTCCTGACTTCCGCCTTCTTCCTGTTTATTGCGCAGCTATTGGTGACGCGGCATCTGGCGAAAATGGCGCGCTACGCAAAAAGCCTGAGTAAGGACGGCTTGCATCAACCGCTGCTATTAAGGCGTAAAGCAGCTCCCGATGAGCTGCAATCGCTGGTGGACGCCATTAACGCCATGCGGTCGAACCTGCTGCAGGATATGGAGCGCCAGCAAGGCTTGATTCGGCTGGCGCAGGAAATGGCGGGGTTGGACAACAAGCGCGCGGTGCTTGCCTGTGCGGCGGAGTACCTGCTGCGCAAAGCGCATCCGCGCGAAGGCGCCAGGGTTGCGGCGTTTGTTCCTTTCCAAGGCGAGCAGGGGCGCATGCGTTTTGAGCGTTTAACCGCAATGGCGCCGCTGCAGCGCGGAGCGGCGGATTTCGGCGTGGAATATCTGGATCACTCGCCTATCGAGGACTTTGGCGGCTTTCAGTGGATGCCTGAAGGGGCGGGTATTCGCATCAGCGGCGATGCGGTGGAGTTGTCCTGGGAAGAAGAGGGCCGGCCTGTTTTCTATCTGGGACTCATCGGGGTGGATACGGCGCGCATTCAGGCCGAGCAGGAATATGAATTGTTGCCGACGCTGATGCAGTTTGTGTTGCTGACTCTGAAGAATGTGCAGACCACGCAAGAGCTGGAAGGCAAGGTCGGTCATAAGACCGCTTTGCTGCAGTCCGCGGTTAATGAGCTGACTGAGCGCAACGAAGAGCTCAAGTCCGCGCAGTCCCAGCTGGTGCAGGCGGAAAAGATGAACAGCCTCGGCAGCCTGGTTGCCGGGGTGGCGCACGAAGTGAATAATCCTAATAACTTCATTCATGTCAGCACGTCCAATTTGCTGAAGGAACTGTTCGACCTGCAAATACTGATTTTTGAGCTTTCCGAGGGAGAAAGCGCAGTGCAGGATGAGTTTGATCAGCGTTTCCTCAAGCTCTATCGCCATCTCTCCATTATCACGGAAGGCTCCAGTCGCATTAAACGTCTGGTGGACAGCCTGCGCGACTTTTCCCGGATCGAAGGCGCGGAGCAAAGCAAAGCGCGTGTGATGTCGGAATTGGAGGGAACTTTGCGGCTGGTGCAGTCGGCCCATCGCAGCGACATCGACTTTGACGTGGATCTGCAGGCGGACCCGAAGATCCTGGGGTTTCCCGCGCAATTAGGGCAGGTATTCATGAATCTGTTGATCAATGCTTGTCAGGCGGTTGAAGAAAAGCGCGCAGACCCTCAAGCCGAGACTGGCTATCGGGGGCGGATAAGCGTCTCCAGTCGGATTGAGTCGGGCGCTCTTTGCATGGTTATCGAAGATAATGGGCCGGGTATTCCGCCAGACAGGATGAAGCATATTTTTGACCCTTTCTATACCAGCAAGCCTGCGGGGCAGGGCACAGGCCTGGGTTTATCCATCTCGTACGAGATCATTCAGGCGCATCGGGGAGAAATAACCTGTGAATCGGAACCGGGACGAGGCGCGAAATTTGTGATCCGCTTGCCGGTGTGCTGGGATTAAAGAGAGTATGTTGCTTGTATAGGGATGACAAGTTGAGTTGGGCCTGTTCAATCAGGCGTGAGACTAAGGAGGCGAAGATTCCCATCATCAGCGACGATGCCGGAACTTCGACTTGCCTTGGGTAACTGCTTTGAGACGTACAGAAATCATGAACGCACCGCAATTCGACTGTGTCGAGCAGATTGGGGCCGCTTTGGCGGCGCATTGGTATAACGCCCTTGCAATTGAAATCAGTCCGGGACAACTGGTCTCTCGCTTGCTGGCCACAGGCGACGATGTGGAGATGTGTCTGGGAGGATTTGAGTGGATTTGCGATGGCGAGGAGAGGGCGGCTCTAATTGGTCTGCCAGATAAAGATCCTCATGGCGCGGCGATAGCCTTGCCGGAGAGGGTTGATGACGGCCATCACTGCCATTTCATTCTCAACCTGGCGGCGTTAATCGCCCACAAAATCGGCGCATCCGACGACTTCACGGCGCTACAGGATTCTCAAATCACCGACGATCTGATCGCGATGCTGAAAACTGCGATTGAATACGAAATGCTGCATTCCCTCGGCGACGTCAAGCGTCAACTGGAGCAGGGCGGCGTGAAGTTCGCCGCTGACGCCGTGGTCGGCGTGTACCGCCACGATGAACTCACCCCCACCATCCTTGAAGACTACGCCAACGGCCCGGAACAACTGGAATTCTGCTCCCACAAAATCACCCCGGAACAGGTGCTGGAAATAGTGGCCGACGCCTTCTACCGGTCTGAAGAGAGAAAGACATGGCTGAAACAAGGCGGACTGTTTGTGGTGGAGTGTGAGCTGTGACTGATTGAGTCAAGCGGCCAGAGCCAATCTCAGCTGCAGTGTGAGGCCCGCTCTTATGGTCACCTACCGATACCTTCTCTGTGAGTTAGCTTCTTTTTATAAAGATCAAAAATAAACGCGATGCTGTGGGTTTCATAGCCCGTCAGCGGACCTGTCTTAATGAACCACCTTTGCAGTTTGGGAAGCGCTTCTTCCTTTAACAGAGAGCTCGAAATGGATAAATATTCCTTTGGCAGTGCAGTCAAAGTGATTGTCCATTTCGGCTCATATAAACCTTGCACGATAAACTTATTAGGCGATGAATGGCGAGTACGCAGGCGAGAATACGTGGCTTTCAGGATGGTGACCGGCTCCTGCATACGGAGCCTGTAGCGATAGGAGCTCAGTGAGTACTCGTCTCCGAACCTAAAAATCGCCGATAACTCGCTATATTGAGGTACATCGATAAGAGCCTCCGATAAAGCTTTGCTGTTTAACGGAAAGGCATGGTCTTTGGGTATTTTATATCTCAATTGGGTGGGGATCTGATTCACTGCTAATGAAATCTGGCGGGTAAACGACTTGAGATAATAAGGTGAAATAGATCGCTTGTGTACAAGATGCGGCAGCCAAGGCCTTTTTTCGGGCAATAAAAAAGCCCGATATAAAATCGAGCTTTTAGGAATGCTGGTTGCGGGGGCGGGATTTGATCGCGGCGGGCCTCCGCATACGACCGCTAAGGTCGTCCTTCAGGCAATAAAAAAGCCCGATATAAAATCGAGCTTTTAGGAATGCTGGTTGCGGGGGCGGGATTTGATCGCGGCGGGCCTCCGCATACGACCGCTAAGGTCGTCCTTCAGGCAATAAAAAAGCCCGATATAAAATCGAGCTTTTAGGAATGCTGGTTGCGGGGGCAGGATTTGAACCTACGACCTTCGGGTTATGAGCCCGACGAGCTACCAGACTGCTCCACCCCGCGACAACGAGGGCGTATACTAAAGATCCGAGTGGCGCACGTCAATGGCAATTGCTAAAAAACTTTTGAAAAAATCGCTATTTATCGGTTGGCTTCGGATGAAGCCCCAGTGGACAAGGCTTTTCCTGCGCAAATAACAGAAGGGCATCCTTCTATTAGCTGTACGCTTCAGGGTTCGGCAACGGAATTTGTTGCTTTCCACTTCTTGGCTAATCGTCTACTCCAGTTTGAAATATATACAGGGATAGAGGTGACGCCTACGCAGCGACTTATTTTTTTTCTAATATTCCGTCTCGCTGATAATGTGCTGGTATTGGGTCATCTGCTCTATTTCTTCTGTTCTGAAGCCGCCAAATATTATTTTGTTTTTAGAGAGGGCTGCCTGGGCGAGCTTTATAACGCCTTCATTATTTATCGTCACATTGTGGTCGGCTAGCGATCATCAGCCAAAAAGCAGGCTTTAATTATTTGAAGCCTGAATGATCCGTGTTCAACAAAGAATGGTATATCGAATTCGCTATGAAATATGGTGCGTGCGGGAGCTTACGTAAGTTGGCGTGGACTACCCGTGGCCTTCGTAGGCTTGTTGTCTGGAGAGAGGGGGCGTTTTTTCTGGCAATAAAAAAGCCAGCTAAAAAGCTGGCTTTAGGAATACTGGCTGCGGGGGCAGGATTTGAACGGGCCGGCCACCCGGATACGACCGCCGAGGTCATTTTTTCAGACAATAAAAAAGCCAGCTAAAAAGCTGGCTTTTAAGAATGCTGGTTGCGGGGGCAGGATTTGAACCTACGACCTTCGGGTTATGAGCCCGACGAGCTACCAGACTGCTCCACCCCGCGACAACGAGGTGCGTATACTAAAGACCTTGTTTGCATCCGTCAACCCCTTGCGAGAAAAACTTAACGGCGTGGTCAAATATTACGCGGAGTTGGGCTCCGGCGTGAACAAACATCCAGATGTTTGACTATTATTTAGCTCAAGCCTGTGTTTTCGGACGCCAACAGTCTCTCTTATGAGCGGAGCTGTTCGGCGTCTCGCATAGAGGAGAGGTTGGACGCAGCCCTAGAGCCAATAATAAATCAGTAATTTCAAGAAACAGCCCGATAGGGCATTTGAGAGAGTGAGTCAGAACTTCGATGGATTCCCTGGAAGAGCTGTTCGCCCGAGCGCGTAAAAATGAAGAGATTGCGCGTAACCTGTTCGACATTGAGGTTGCGATCCTTAATGTCGCCAAGGTGCAGCCGTTTCTTGAACATCTGTTGCAAACCGTGCAGGTCAAATTCGGCGTCAAGCATGTCTGGTACGCCATGGTTGAAAGCGCCCATACGGAATCCCTGATAAAAACCCTGAAAGCCTCGCCGGATCTGGCGGGAAAGTGGGTGAGTGCGCCTTCCGTTGAGTATCTGGCGGCGACGAAGGGAGCGCGGGAGCCGCTGATGGATCACGCCGATCTGTATCGTTTCTTCTTTATGACGCCGCCGGAAATCCGCACCCAAATTCGCTCCATAGCGATACTGCCTTTGATTCTTGAAGGACGTCTGGCGGGAAGCCTGAATCTGGCGGCCGACGACCAGGAACGTTATCGCGCCGATAAAGAATGCTTTTTTTTGCGCCAGCTGAGCGTCAAGGCGTCGCTATGTCTGAGTTCTGTGGCGGCGCGGGAGAAAATCGCCGATCTCGCCACCCGCGATCCGCTGACGCAATTGCGCAACCGCCGGGAAATGGAAGACGCATTGGAGGTGGAGATCAGTCGAGCGGGGCGTAATGATCAGCCATTGGCGCTGGCGTTTATTGATTGCGATGACTTTAAGCTGGTCAACGATGCTTACGGTCATGACGTGGGCGACGAATATCTGAAACATGTCGCTGAGGGCCTGTGTGCGATGCTGCGTAAGTCCGATCAGGCGTTTCGCTTCGCTGGCGATGAGTTTGTGGTGCTGTTGCCCGATCAGGATCAAGAGGGCGCTGAGCAAATTGCAGAGCGGCTATGCGATTATCTCTACGCTAACCCGCTGGTCATTGACGATATGCGTATTCCTGTCAAAGTCAGCATTGGCGTAGCGTCCACCAGTCAAATCGGGACGGGAAGCGCGCGTTCGCTGTTAAAGCTGGCGGACAAGCGTTTGTACGAAAAGAAAAAACGCAAGCCCTGCGCGGCGGCGCGCCTGTCGTCTCAGGATCAGTGCTGACGCTCTCGCAGCACGCTTTCCCGGTATTCTCCCGGCGTAACCCCCGTCCATTTCTTAAACGCGCGATGAAAGGTGCTGGGCTCGGTGAATCCCACCTTGAAGGCGATTTCGTTGATGGACATTTCCCGACGTGAAAGATAATAAATCGCCGCGTCTCGCCGCATATTGTCCTTAATCTCCTGAAACGACGTGTTTTCCTCTTTCAGGCGCCGCCTTAGGGTTTGCGGACTGACATTGATCTGGGACGCGATAAACTCAAAATCCGGCATTTGCTGGCTAAGGTCACGCCCCACTAGTGCGCGGATTTTCGATGTGTAGGTGTTGCTGTCGTCCGGCCGAGCCAGCAAATCGGCGGGGGAAGTTTTCAAAAACTCCTTGAGAGAAGGCTCATCCTGGATCACCGGTAACTGCAGATAGCGTTTATGGAAGTAAATGCGCGTGTCCGGCTGATTGAATTGCAGTGGGCAATAGAACAGGTGGCGATATTCACTGGAGTGCTCCGGCTCGGGGTAGTTGAAGCGGGCTTCGTCCAAAGCCACTCGCTGCCCGGTCAGCCAGCAGGCGAACCGATGCCAGATAACCAAAAGACTTTCCTGAAAGAAGTGGTAGGGATCGTGAAAAGTCGCCTCGGCGTCGACGATGAGCACGGCCTGATCTCCATGTACTTCCAGCTTCAAGGTCACCGGCTTGTCGAACAGAGAATAAAAGATGCGGCCGCGACGCAGCACGCTTTCCAGGTTATTGCAGTGCACCACCAGATAACACATGGTGGCGAAGGTTCCGGTTTTACAGACGGTGTCCGTCAACCCCATGAATTCGTCCTGTAAAGCCTTCCAGATGCATTGCATCAGTTTGGTGTACTGCGGGCCGCCCACACGACTGCGCGGATTCTGGTACGCCTGCAGGGGGATGCCTGCGCAGCGTAATAGTTCGGCAACGTCCTTGCCTTGTCTTTCGGCGCCGCTCAGCGCAGCGCGAACAAAATGACTGGAAACCGTAAGTTTTGCCATGTTTTGGATATACCGGCGGAGAATACTGTTCGTCATGCCCTTGTGGGGCGCTAACCTATTGGAATCTATAGAAACTCTGATTTGCTCAGTCTTAACTAATTGCCTGTCATGATCAA is drawn from Hahella sp. KA22 and contains these coding sequences:
- a CDS encoding AraC family transcriptional regulator, coding for MAKLTVSSHFVRAALSGAERQGKDVAELLRCAGIPLQAYQNPRSRVGGPQYTKLMQCIWKALQDEFMGLTDTVCKTGTFATMCYLVVHCNNLESVLRRGRIFYSLFDKPVTLKLEVHGDQAVLIVDAEATFHDPYHFFQESLLVIWHRFACWLTGQRVALDEARFNYPEPEHSSEYRHLFYCPLQFNQPDTRIYFHKRYLQLPVIQDEPSLKEFLKTSPADLLARPDDSNTYTSKIRALVGRDLSQQMPDFEFIASQINVSPQTLRRRLKEENTSFQEIKDNMRRDAAIYYLSRREMSINEIAFKVGFTEPSTFHRAFKKWTGVTPGEYRESVLRERQH
- a CDS encoding GGDEF domain-containing protein, with translation MDSLEELFARARKNEEIARNLFDIEVAILNVAKVQPFLEHLLQTVQVKFGVKHVWYAMVESAHTESLIKTLKASPDLAGKWVSAPSVEYLAATKGAREPLMDHADLYRFFFMTPPEIRTQIRSIAILPLILEGRLAGSLNLAADDQERYRADKECFFLRQLSVKASLCLSSVAAREKIADLATRDPLTQLRNRREMEDALEVEISRAGRNDQPLALAFIDCDDFKLVNDAYGHDVGDEYLKHVAEGLCAMLRKSDQAFRFAGDEFVVLLPDQDQEGAEQIAERLCDYLYANPLVIDDMRIPVKVSIGVASTSQIGTGSARSLLKLADKRLYEKKKRKPCAAARLSSQDQC
- a CDS encoding ATP-binding protein, translated to MTEGSFYTSLRFRLLFYILLCSSVITLIVTSLQLYLDFRTDVQLIESRFDQVERSYLRPIADAIWNFNYQAAEIHLDAILSLPDMVCAMVRQDQEVLVSRGATPEAERSAIVKSFMLELHRDDRTVILGQLTVCASLEGVYERLFSRVLVILGSQGVKTFLTSAFFLFIAQLLVTRHLAKMARYAKSLSKDGLHQPLLLRRKAAPDELQSLVDAINAMRSNLLQDMERQQGLIRLAQEMAGLDNKRAVLACAAEYLLRKAHPREGARVAAFVPFQGEQGRMRFERLTAMAPLQRGAADFGVEYLDHSPIEDFGGFQWMPEGAGIRISGDAVELSWEEEGRPVFYLGLIGVDTARIQAEQEYELLPTLMQFVLLTLKNVQTTQELEGKVGHKTALLQSAVNELTERNEELKSAQSQLVQAEKMNSLGSLVAGVAHEVNNPNNFIHVSTSNLLKELFDLQILIFELSEGESAVQDEFDQRFLKLYRHLSIITEGSSRIKRLVDSLRDFSRIEGAEQSKARVMSELEGTLRLVQSAHRSDIDFDVDLQADPKILGFPAQLGQVFMNLLINACQAVEEKRADPQAETGYRGRISVSSRIESGALCMVIEDNGPGIPPDRMKHIFDPFYTSKPAGQGTGLGLSISYEIIQAHRGEITCESEPGRGAKFVIRLPVCWD